In Emcibacter nanhaiensis, the sequence TCGCGACCGTTACGGGAACTACCGCCTGCTTTCTTATGTGCCATGACTTACTTCTCCTCGGTTTTCTTGGTAGTGGTTTTCTTTGCGGCCGGTTTTTTAGCCGCAGTTGTCTTTTTCGGAGCTGCCTTTTTGGCCGGCGCCTTTTCTGCGGCGGCTGTCTTGGCCGGAGCAGCTTTCTTGGCAGCGGGTTTCTTGGCGGCCGGTTTGGCTTCTTCGGCTTTTTCAGCCGGTGCGGCTTCGGCTTTCTTGGCCGGGGCAGCTTTCTTCGCGGCGCCCTTGCCGATTTCCAGAACCTTCAGCACGGTCAGTTCCTGGCGATGACCTTTTTTACGGCGATAGTTCTGGCGACGTTTCTTTTTGAAAACGATAACCTTGTCACCGCGGGTCTGTTCCAGGATCTCGGCGGTAACCACAGTACCGTTGACGGTCGGGGAACCAACCTGAACACCTTTGTCATCACCGACCATCAGGACCTCGTCGAGGGTCACTTTGGCGCCGGCTTCACCATCCAGTTTTTCAACCTTCAGGACATCATCTTTGGCTACTTTATACTGTTTGCCACCAGTTTTGACGACTGCAAACATTTTGAATTCCTGTTTTTATCCTGGTCATAGCCGGTAACGAACAAGTGTCCGTATTTACAGACCGGGGTATGACGATTCGTCAAACTACGGGAATCATCCCGTGTTCAGAGATGGCGCAATATAGCGCCGGTAAAGCACATGTCAAGGTTTTTAAGGCCTTTGCGGGCAGCTTGTCGGTCTGTCCGGAAAAGCGGGCAGACCGGTGAAGGAC encodes:
- the rplU gene encoding 50S ribosomal protein L21, producing the protein MFAVVKTGGKQYKVAKDDVLKVEKLDGEAGAKVTLDEVLMVGDDKGVQVGSPTVNGTVVTAEILEQTRGDKVIVFKKKRRQNYRRKKGHRQELTVLKVLEIGKGAAKKAAPAKKAEAAPAEKAEEAKPAAKKPAAKKAAPAKTAAAEKAPAKKAAPKKTTAAKKPAAKKTTTKKTEEK